The following coding sequences lie in one Fusarium poae strain DAOMC 252244 chromosome 1, whole genome shotgun sequence genomic window:
- a CDS encoding hypothetical protein (BUSCO:45582at5125) has protein sequence MASNELPNVKLFWLEKSRSQRILWLLQELKLPYELEIFHRNKQTFLAPPELQKIHPLGKSPVIQLTPAGAEEGAEPITLAESGFITQYLTENVPEGKRLMPSRWKEGMEGKIGGETEMWMRYQYYLHYCEGTLMPPLVMGLVIGMLKSPMVPFFIRPISTMLANRVISSFIAPNLQVNLKMIEGHLATSGGDYICGTSLTSADILLSFPLIASEPELDKLGTFEGEESWKTVFPKVAAYVEMIKNEEGYKKSVEKIIEIDGKFKASL, from the exons ATGGCTTCCAACGAACTCCCCAATGTCAAGCTCTTTTG GCTCGAAAAGTCTCGCTCTCAGCGTATTCTCTGGCTCCTCCAGGAGCTCAAGCTGCCTTATGAGCTCGAAATTTTCCACCGCAACAAACAGACATTCCTTGCTCCTCCAGAGCTCCAGAAGATTCATCCTCTAGGAAAGTCGCCCGTGATTCAGCTCACACCCGCTGGTGCTGAGGAGGGCGCTGAGCCCATTACCTTGGCTGAGAGCGGCTTCATTACACAGTATCTTACGGAGAATGTACCTGAGGGTAAAAGGCTGATGCCCTCGCGATGGAAGGAGGGTATGGAGGGTAAGATTGGAGGCGAGACTGAGATGTGGATGAGATATCAGTATTACCTTCATTACTGTGAGGGTACTCTCATGCCCCCTCTGGTTATGGGACTTGTCATCGGCA TGCTCAAATCCCCAATGGTTCCGTTTTTCATCCGCCCCATCTCAACAATGCTGGCCAACCGAGTCATCTCCTCATTCATTGCCCCCAATCTGCAAGTCAACTTGAAGATGATTGAGGGTCATTTGGCCACATCAGGAGGCGACTACATCTGCGGTACTTCGCTAACGTCGGCTGATATCCTGCTCAGCTTCCCATTGATCGCGTCTGAGCCGGAACTTGACAAGCTTGGCACCTTTGAGGGAGAAGAGTCGTGGAAGACCGTGTTCCCCAAGGTGGCAGCATACGTTGAAATGATCAAGAATGAAGAGGGCTATAAGAAGAGCGTTGAGAAGATTATTGAGATTGACGGCAAGTTTAAGGCTTCTTTGTAA
- a CDS encoding hypothetical protein (BUSCO:6834at5125) — MVLFKRKPVRFLPAVEIEDENAEVWHIPQTGEVFTSYDSYLDRMDFYKQRRFNDQITGHSGLTFFEALKSELAGGKEVEASFPEALKGPILRKVQFQTISRLDNLVDQIYDEFKHDYYPGEEVTVTMKGGDRAHGLVRDKTTFGPRALPDGSHSLPTTRYLVDLNDSEEETIVTDEHICRDRGIFTKAMLRSFIKKTVTRDAWNGAPWLVKHDYASQYHIDTRVPPHLRYDTKVMERKQLQAQKRAHINHEVNGHDLTSALQSGPVRLPELKPAPKSKAKPGQHGSGSKGLKWPLNMPVHGGNPFSSPSDYGIQTPVQREPTPPPPPPPPPKYPIEDLQLEPRDDRKRPPLKFLCRNPPAKVENDDAIQDDFSDKINMESIGPLLETWDTLNVYCEVFKLDSFTFDDYVEALCVASEKVPIQLIDEIHCSVLKILVDSEADGGKVRINLPEVDEEDSDDEEDEDASALPTPEPEVKPGRRATRSSLAKAEAERLAAEAAAAEKESEEETKHRAEQLLEDYDWIEHLRKRDFANGGWERILVGLLHQLSENERQHDVCEEILHLLVPAGVDATQETVKQRYAQLDINQRVKVLQIICMLTTETKAMRGYMEDCSETMTTYRKERIEWQRQRKQAIEDLRQLNEQKKILLPDNMPPSPPKEEDGDVKMAEPDDSIMSREADGEETEEDPTTRKRRRPLTAKQRKQEEEQALKKEKEKAAKLAKTPKPPAQSKQFIKLLKDIQKKEDIIKKCEDEIAVIENDLREADCPRTRVLGKDRFWNRYYWFERNGMPYGGLPDSSTASADYANGLIWVQGPDELEREGYIDLPADLQEEYKAQFNMTVPERKAMEESNTSVFNAHQWGYISEPEHVDELIKWLDPRGFNELKLRKELLAFKEKIAKHMQSRKVYLSAEEENDKKEETHKRMSTRIRDKSPDTSNYRSLQWENTTALEELGHLHSDPPPPPRSRKQTRKREAVNDAPAPAAKTRRR; from the exons ATG GTTCTCTTTAAACGCAAACCCGTCCGCTTCTTGCCGGCCGTGGAGATTGAGGATGAGAACGCCGAG GTTTGGCATATTCCTCAAACAGGGGAGGTTTTCACCTCTTATGATAGCTATCTTGATCG CATGGATTTCTACAAACAG CGTCGTTTCAACGATCAAATCACAGGTCATTCTGGTTTGACTTTTTTTGAGGCGTTGAAGAGTGAG CTTGCGGGTGGcaaagaagttgaagcttCGTTTCCCGAGGCGCTGAAAGGTCCTATACTGCGTAAGGTGCAGTTTCAGACTATTTCTCGCCTTGATAACCTCGTCGATCAAATCTACGACGAGTTCAAACATGACTACTACCCTGGTGAGGAGGTCACAGTGACCATGAAGGGGGGTGATCGCGCTCACGGTTTGGTGCGCGATAAGACAACATTCGGTCCCCGCGCTCTTCCTGATGGAAGCCATTCTCTACCCACAACACGCTACCTCGTGGATCTCAATGATTCAGAAGAGGAGACAATAGTTACGGATGAACATATCTGCCGAGACCGAGGCATCTTCACAAAGGCAATGCTCAGATCTTTCATTAAAAAGACAGTCACTCGTGATGCATGGAACGGTGCACCATGGCTGGTCAAGCACGATTACGCAAGCCAGTATCACATTGACACTCGCGTGcctcctcatcttcgatACGACACCAAGGTTATGGAGCGCAAACAACTCCAGGCACAGAAGAGAGCGCACATCAATCATGAGGTCAACGGCCACGACTTGACCTCGGCACTTCAATCCGGTCCAGTTCGTCTTCCGGAACTCAAGCCAGCTCCTAAGAGCAAGGCGAAGCCAGGGCAGCATGGATCAGGATCCAAGGGACTCAAGTGGCCTCTTAATATGCCTGTTCATGGAGGCAACCCATTTAGCTCACCTTCAGACTATGGCATCCAGACACCCGTCCAACGCGAGCCCACTCCACCGCCACCacctccccctcctccaaAGTACCCTATTGAGGATCTACAGCTTGAGCCCCGGGATGATCGAAAGCGTCCACCTCTCAAATTCCTCTGCAGAAACCCTCCAGCCAAGGTCGAAAATGACGACGCAATCCAGGACGATTTCTCCGACAAGATTAACATGGAATCCATCGGACCATTACTCGAGACCTGGGATACACTCAATGTGTACTGTGAGGTCTTCAAGCTGGACTCTTTCACTTTCGACGATTATGTTGAGGCACTCTGCGTTGCTTCGGAAAAAGTGCCAATCCAGCTCATTGACGAGATTCACTGCTCAGTTTTGAAGATTTTGGTAGACTCAGAAGCCGACGGTGGAAAGGTGCGAATTAATCTACCTGAAGTCGACGAAGAAGatagcgacgacgaggaagacgaagatgccAGTGCACTGCCTACTCCGGAGCCAGAAGTCAAACCAGGCAGACGAGCCACTCGTAGCAGTCTCGCCAAGGCTGAAGCAGAGAGACTGGCTGctgaagctgctgctgctgagaaggagAGTGAGGAAGAGACTAAGCATCGCGCCGAACAACTTTTGGAGGATTACGATTGGATCGAGCATCTTCGAAAGCGAGACTTTGCCAATGGAGGCTGGGAGCGAATCCTGGTGGGCCTCCTTCATCAGCTGTCAGAGAACGAACGCCAGCACGATGTCTGCGAAGAAATATTGCACCTGCTCGTACCAGCTGGTGTCGATGCCACACAAGAAACTGTCAAGCAGCGATATGCTCAGCTCGACATTAATCAACGCGTCAAAGTTCTACAAATTATCTGCATGCTGACTACTGAGACTAAGGCTATGCGAGGCTACATGGAGGACTGCAGCGAAACTATGACCACATACCGCAAGGAGAGAATTGAATGGCAGCGGCAGCGCAAGCAAGC CATTGAGGATCTGCGTCAGCTCAACGAGCAGAAGAAGATTTTGCTGCCAGACAACATGCCTCCCTCGCCACCAAAGGAAGAGGACGGCGACGTGAAGATGGCCGAGCCTGACGATTCAATCATGTCTCGAGAAGCCGATGGGGAAGAGACTGAAGAGGACCCGACGACTAGAAAGCGCCGACGACCTCTCACAGCTAAGCAGCGCAAGCAAGAGGAAGAGCAAGCtctcaagaaggagaaggagaaggctgCCAAGTTGGCCAAGACTCCCAAACCCCCAGCGCAGTCGAAGCAATTCATCAAGCTCTTGAAGGACATTCAGAAGAAAGAGgacatcatcaagaagtgcGAAGACGAAATTGCTGTTATCGAGAACGACCTACGCGAGGCCGATTGTCCTAGAACCCGAGTGCTTGGGAAAGATCGGTTCTGGAACCGGTACTACTGGTTTGAAAGGAACGGCATGCCCTATGGTGGCCTTCCTGACAGCTCAACAGCCTCAGCAGATTATGCTAACGGTCTGATTTGGGTCCAAGGCCCTGACGAACTCGAGCGAGAAGGTTACATCGACTTGCCtgctgatcttcaagaagaGTACAAGGCACAATTTAACATGACAGTGCCTGAACGGAAGGCCATGGAGGAGTCCAACACCAGTGTGTTCAACGCGCATCAATGGGGTTACATCTCAGAGCCTGAACATGTTGATGAGCTTATCAAGTGGCTGGATCCTCGTGGATTTAACGAACTCAAGCTTCGAAAAGAGCTTCTGGCCTTCAAGGAGAAGATTGCCAAGCACATGCAGAGTCGCAAGGTCTACCTCTCAGCCGAGGAAGAGAACGACAAGAAGGAGGAAACTCATAAACGGATGAGTACACGTATCCGGGATAAGTCACCTGATACATCCAATTATCGCAGTCTCCAGTGGGAGAACACGACAGCGCTTGAGGAGCTGGGACATTTGCACAGTGATCCTCCCCCACCGCCACGATCTCGAAAGCAAACTCGAAAGCGCGAGGCTGTTAACGACGCCCCAGCCCCAGCAGCTAAGActcgacgacgatga
- the ALG8 gene encoding glycosyl transferase (TransMembrane:12 (i7-26o98-116i128-145o151-168i180-201o221-241i318-336o356-378i385-402o408-426i447-467o473-499i)~BUSCO:21799at5125~CAZy:GT57): protein MSEHYPTLAQIALVAAAFKILLFPAYKSTDFEVHRNWLAITNSLPLEKWYVEKTSEWTLDYPPFFAYFEWILAHVARLVDPLMVKVYNLDYDSWQTVYFQRASVIITELVLVWALQTFIETAPLKSRRAAQTAALSIILSPGLLIIDHIHFQYNGFMYGILVMSLVLAREKSELLSSGLIFAALLCFKHIYLYLAPAYFVYLLRAYCLSSKSIFRIRFLNSIKLGLGIGTIFGAAFGPFAAMGQIPQLSSRLFPFSRGLCHAYWAPNVWALYSFADRILIHVAPRIGWAVNKSALQSVTRGLVGDTAFAVLPEISPRTCFVLTLFFQVVPLIKLFFQPTWETFIGAVTLCGYSSFLFGWHVHEKAILLVIIPFSLIALRDRRHLGAFRPLVVAGHVSLFPLLFTPAEFPIKTIYTIVWLVVFLLAFGRLAPASNKPRIFLLDRFSTLYIAISIPLILYCSLLHHLIFGKDYEFIPLMFTSSYSAIGVVGSWVGYMVVYFTA, encoded by the exons ATGAGCGAGCACTATCCGACACTTGCGCAGATTGCGCTTGTCGCTGCTGCATTCAAGATCCTGTTGTTCCCCGCATA CAAATCCACCGACTTCGAAGTTCATCGCAATTGGCTCGCCATCACAAACAGCCTTCCTTTGGAGAAGTGGTATGTCGAAAAGACTTCAGAATGGACACTGGATTATCCTCCCTTCTTCGCCTATTTCGAATGGATACTTGCCCACGTCGCTCGTCTCGTAGATCCCCTCATGGTCAAGGTCTACAATCTCGACTACGATAGCTGGCAGACCGTCTACTTTCAACGTGCTTCTGTCATAATCACCGAGCTTGTTCTGGTGTGGGCGCTTCAGACCTTTATCGAAACTGCTCCCCTCAAGTCTCGCCGTGCTGCTCAGACCGCCGCTTTGTCAATTATTCTCTCCCCAGGACTTCTCATCATCGACCATATCCACTTTCAGTACAATGGCTTCATGTACGGCATTCTCGTCATGTCGCTTGTTCTGGCGCGCGAAAAGAGTGAGCTATTGAGCAGTGGACTCATCTTTGCTGCCCTGCTCTGCTTCAAGCATATCTACTTGTACTTGGCCCCAGCCTATTTTGTCTATCTGCTGCGAGCATATTGCCTGTCTTCCAAATCTATCTTCCGCATCCGATTTTTGAACTCGATCAAGCTGGGCTTGGGTATTGGAACAATCTTTGGAGCTGCCTTTGGTCCGTTTGCTGCTATGGGTCAAATCCCTCAGCTTTCAAGTCGACTGTTCCCCTTCTCCCGTGGACTTTGCCATGCTTACTGGGCGCCTAACGTCTGGGCTCTCTACTCCTTTGCTGACCGAATCCTTATCCACG TTGCACCAAGAATTGGATGGGCTGTCAACAAGAGTGCATTGCAAAGTGTCACCCGTGGTTTAGTTGGAGATACGGCCTTCGCCGTGCTGCCAGAGATCAGTCCGCGAACCTGCTTTGTTCTCACCTTGTTTTTCCAGGTCGTGCCTCTGATCAAGCTCTTCTTCCAACCGACTTGGGAAACTTTCATCGGAGCTGTCACCTTGTGTGGTtactcttccttcttgttcGGCTGGCATGTGCACGAAAAGGCTATTCTTCTCGTCATTATCCCCTTCAGTCTCATTGCCCTTCGGGATAGGCGTCATCTCGGAGCCTTTCGACCACTGGTCGTTGCCGGCCATGTGTCACTCTTCCCACTCCTTTTCACACCGGCGGAGTTCCCTATCAAAACCATTTATACTATTGTCTGGTTGGTGGTATTCCTCTTGGCGTTTGGCCGACTTGCCCCTGCTTCCAACAAGCCTAGAATCTTCCTCCTGGACCGCTTCAGCACTCTTTACATCGCTATAAGCATCCCGCTTATTCTCTACTGCTCTCTTCTACACCACCTTATTTTCGGAAAGGATTATGAGTTTATCCCATTGATGTTTACGAGCTCGTACTCGGCGATAGGTGTGGTTGGAAGTTGGGTTGGATATATGGTTGTTTATTTCACTGCGTAA
- a CDS encoding hypothetical protein (SECRETED:SignalP(1-18)~TransMembrane:1 (n3-13c18/19o431-450i)~BUSCO:28431at5125): MKVSFSLAALLAASLSQAQYLISELSFGHAGRISPAESRGQIPNFAVQGNPNTPEVLSNRIILTPLAPGNQRGAVWGQQPLLRTQWIADVDFRANGPDRGRGNLNIWLVRNGPATIGAGSIYTVGKFDGLALVIDTSGGSSGMVRAFLNDGNTDYSRQNNVDELSFGHCPYNYRNLGRPSQVKLRQTARSFRVELDGKLCFESDKISIPTGYQFGVTAATPDNPDSFEVFKMVVMADNSDTGAVRNDPPKQQNQNQNQNQNQNQNQNQNQNQNQNQNQNQNQNQNQNQARGQPAKANSNNNNRNDGEYADEDPDIFQTSKAQFMDLHNRLQNTNHQLSSLQRTSSRHQQQDEKRHEDLTSLIGQLRADMRKLDDITALNTRITELEKDIQGLRKELTRKLQSTERTFKTTLSDHHSTLSEVVMSKTPGHKFLIFSIIGTQCILVAAYVVYKRRRASMPKKYL, encoded by the exons ATGAAggtctctttctctttggcTGCGCTGCTGGCAGCAAGCCTGTCACAGGCCCAATATCTCATCAGCGAGCTTAGTTTTGGTCATGCTGGAAG GATAAGTCCCGCCGAGTCTCGTGGACAGATCCCCAACTTCGCCGTCCAGGGCAACCCAAACACTCCCGAGGTTCTCTCCAACCGAATTATCCTCACTCCTCTCGCTCCTGGTAACCAGCGTGGTGCCGTTTGGGGTCAGCAGCCTTTGCTCCGTACCCAATGGATCGCCGACGTCGACTTCCGAGCCAACGGCCCCGATCGCGGTCGTGGTAACCTCAACATCTGGCTTGTTCGCAATGGTCCTGCTACGATCGGCGCTGGAAGCATCTACACAGTTGGCAAGTTTGACGGTCTTGCTCTGGTTATCGACACATCTGGCGGTTCTAGTGGTATGGTTCGCGCTTTCTTGAACGACGGAAACACCGATTATTCTCGACAGAACAACGTTGATGAGCTCTCATTCGGCCACTGCCCATACAACTACCGCAACCTCGGTCGACCTTCGCAGGTCAAGCTTCGACAGACTGCCAGGTCTTTCCGCGTTGAATTGGACGGCAAGCTTTGCTTTGAGTCCGATAAGATCAGCATTCCTACCGGCTACCAGTTTGGTGTCACTGCTGCCACCCCTGACAACCCTGACTCTTTCGAGGTCTTCAAGATGGTCGTCATGGCTGATAACAGCGACACTGGTGCTGTTCGCAATGATCCTCCCAAGCAGcagaaccagaaccagaaccagaaccagaaccagaaccagaaccagaatcagaaccaaaaccaaaaccaaaaccaaaaccaaaaccaaaaccaaaaccaaaaccaaaaccaGGCCCGTGGCCAGCCTGCCAAAGCCAACTCTAACAATAACAACAGAAACGATGGCGAGTACGCAGACGAGGACCCTGATATCTTCCAAACCTCCAAGGCCCAGTTCATGGATCTGCATAACCGCCTTCAGAACACCAACCACCAACTCTCATCTCTTCAGCGCACCTCTTCCCGTCATCAGCAGCAGGATGAGAAGCGCCATGAAGATTTGACCTCCCTCATCGGCCAGCTCCGTGCCGATATGCGCAAGCTTGATGATATCACCGCTCTTAACACGCGTATCACAGAGCTTGAGAAGGACATTCAGGGTCTCCGAAAGGAACTCACCCGCAAGTTGCAGTCTACAGAGCGCACCTTTAAGACCACGCTCTCCGACCACCACAGCACCCTGTCAGAGGTTGTCATGAGCAAGACTCCTGGTCACAAGttcctcatcttctccaTCATTGGCACCCAGTGCATTCTAGTCGCTGCCTACGTCGTCTATAAGAGGAGGCGAGCATCCATGCCCAAGAAGTACCTGTAA
- a CDS encoding hypothetical protein (MEROPS:MER0001733) codes for MTPPKPICGEEKPQARERTSVSYEFVLEDEFDALCVEVKRNDGDSSGKSSSGNKYPAKLHARKVVKELGVTDGLIYLPGEPTRLYEDSDQSPPFKQRRYFYYMSGANFPDCVLTYDIATDRLILWIPYAEPRQVLYHGPTPDAAEAMRKYDVDDVRYTAQLQKFLHSQLRPERTLYVIHTDQAPKLHDRPRGQTKINCSKLRSAMDQARVIKTEYEVALIRRAARISAAAHRAVAERLLTMRNEQDVAAVILAACTSRGAHAQAYPIIAGAGVNASILHYESNDQPLEGNQLMVVDAGCEYQCYASDITRTLPISGSFSKQASAIYSIVQRMQEECIARVRPGTVYYELQLHASDVALQGLRKLGLLKGSFDEIQKAGTVAAFFPHGLGHHLGLEVHDVTGDERLLMRDNFHVEGGKREMVTAAALVAMHRMASTTGPTKPRQALQPNMIVTIEPGIYFCRPFIEGYFLNNSTHAKFINRELLETYYPVGGVRIEDDILVTHGGYENLSSGAPKGDEMLDVINGSFEKI; via the exons ATGACACCGCCCAAGCCTATTTGCGGGGAGGAAAAGCCTCAAGCACGTGAAAGAACGTCGGTCAGCTACGAGTTTgtgcttgaggatgagtTTGATGCGCT ATGCGTTGAGGTGAAGAGGAACGACGGTGACTCTAGCGGCAAAAGCAGTAGCGGTAACAAGTATCCCG CAAAACTTCACGCGCGCAAGGTTGTCAAGGAGCTCGGCGTTACCGATGGCCTCATCTATCTTCCAGGTGAGCCTACGCGGCTCTACGAGGACTCAGATCAATCACCTCCTTTCAAGCAACGGAGATA CTTCTACTATATGAGCGGCGCCAACTTCCCCGACTGTGTTCTCACTTATGATATCGCTACGGACCGTCTCATTCTATGGATTCCCTACGCTGAGCCGCGCCAGGTCTTATACCATGGCCCAACTCCAGACGCCGCCGAGGCAATGCGAAAATACGATGTTGACGATGTCAGATACACTGCGCAACTCCAAAAGTTCCTTCACAGCCAGCTCCGTCCTGAGAGAACTCTTTATGTTATCCACACAGACCAGGCCCCCAAGCTTCATGACCGGCCTCGAGGACAGACAAAAATCAACTGCTCCAAGCTACGCTCTGCCATGGACCAAGCTCGTGTAATCAAGACAGAATACGAGGTTGCGCTCATCCGTCGTGCTGCACGCATTTCAGCCGCCGCTCATCGTGCGGTGGCTGAACGCCTTCTGACCATGCGTAACGAGCAGGATGTCGCAGCAGTCATTCTCGCAGCTTGTACTTCACGTGGTGCTCACGCTCAGGCATACCCAATCATTGCGGGTGCCGGTGTCAACGCCTCCATATTGCACTACGAGTCCAATGACCAGCCACTTGAGGGAAACCAACTCATGGTTGTCGATGCTGGATGTGAGTACCAATGTTATGCCAGTGACATTACTCGCACCCTTCCTATTAGCGGCTCTTTCTCAAAGCAAGCTTCTGCAATTTACTCCATTGTGCAGCGCATGCAGGAAGAGTGTATAGCACGTGTCCGGCCCGGCACTGTTTACTATGAGCTCCAacttcacgccagcgacgtGGCTCTTCAGGGTCTGCGCAAGCTGGGTCTCTTGAAAGGTAGCTTTGACGAGATTCAAAAGGCGGGTACTGTTGCAGCTTTCTTTCCCCATGGCCTGGGTCATCACCTTGGTCTTGAGGTCCACGATGTCACTGGCGATGAGCGCCTCCTCATGCGAGACAACTTTCACGTCGAGGGCGGGAAGCGTGAGATGGTGACTGCCGCCGCGCTGGTAGCTATGCACCGCATGGCTTCAACAACAGGTCCTACCAAGCCGAGACAGGCTCTTCAACCTAACATGATCGTCACAATCGAGCCAGGAAT CTACTTCTGCCGCCCTTTCATTGAGGGGTACTTCCTGAACAACTCGACACACGCAAAGTTCATCAATCGCGAGCTCCTCGAGACATATTATCCCGTTGGCGGTGTTCGTATCGAGGATGATATCCTTGTTACACACGGAGGTTATGAGAACTTGAGCTCTGGTGCGCCCAAGGGCGACGAGATGCTTGATGTGATTAACGGCAGTTTTGAGAAGATATGA